GGGCTGGATTGTAGGGAATTTGCGGGCGTAAAAAAAGGGCGTAGCGATTTTGTTAACGATGTGTGTGATAGAAAAGACCGATGGCGGGGCAATGATTTAGGCCAAAAACATAACAACTTCTACTGAGAAAAAGGCAGTTATAAGATGAATAAATGAGGATAAGGAATCGACCTTGATGAATATCTGGCATGTTGTACTAAAAAAAGATGTTTTGCTTTGACAATCCCCTGCGCTTTTGCGAAAACATCAAAGGAAGAAAAAAAGCAGTATTTCGCGCGTAACGCACGTTTACGCATGTAAATGCCATTTTACCGGGCTAGCGAAATCTACGCATGGCGTGGACAGACGCCATCCGTGATATCGATAGCTGCCGCAGGCACCGGTCTTCTCAACACAGCCCCTGGGATTATGCAACGGTCAGCTTGCTGGCGCGCGGCACAATACGACGGGCAAAGATCCTGAACAGTGAAGTGCACAGGGTCAAGACAGGAGTAGGGAAGGAATACAGAGAGACAATAATAATGGTAGATAGCAAGAAGCGCCCTGGCAAAGATCTCGACCGCATTGACCGCAATATTTTAAATGAACTGCAAAAAGATGGGCGTATTTCCAACGTCGAGCTTTCTAAACGAGTAGGGCTTTCGCCAACGCCGTGCCTTGAGCGCGTGCGCAGGCTGGAAAGGCAGGGGTTTATTCAGGGCTATACGGCACTGCTTAACCCGCATTATCTGGATGCATCACTGCTGGTCTTCGTTGAGATTACTCTGAATCGTGGCGCGCCGGATGTGTTTGAACAATTCAACGCTGCAGTGCAAAAACTTGAAGAAATTCAGGAGTGTCATCTGGTTTCTGGTGATTTTGACTACCTGTTGAAAACGCGCGTACCGGATATGTCGGCCTACCGCAAACTGCTGGGCGAAACGCTGTTACGCCTGCCAGGCGTAAACGACACCCGCACCTATGTGGTGATGGAAGAGGTCAAACAGAGTAATCGTCTGGTTATTAAGACGCGCTAATACGGAACAGGTGCACAATCGCTGTTTTTTGATTACACTCCTGTTAATCCATACAGCAACAGTGCCGGGGAGACCCGGCGCTGTTGTCCGTTTTAGCATCAAGGACCTGGAGAGCCTGTCTTGAGCCAGGAATACACCGAAGACAAAGAAGTCACTTTTAACAAGCTAAGCAGCGGACGCCGACTCCTCGAAGCGTTGCTGATCCTCGTTTCCCTTTCTGCCATCTGGCTGATGGCGGCGCTTCTCAGCTTTAACCCATCCGATCCAAGCTGGTCGCAGACCGCATGGCATGAGCCGATCCATAACCTTGGCGGCGTGCCCGGCGCATGGCTGGCGGATACCCTGTTTTTCATCTTCGGCATTATGGCCTACACCATTCCGGTCATTATTATCGGCGGCTGTTGGTTTGCCTGGCGCCATCGCGCCACTGAAGATTACATCGACTATTTCGCCGTCTCGCTACGCCTGATTGGCGCGCTGGCGCTGATCCTGACCTCCTGCGGTCTGGCGGCGATCAACGCGGATGATATCTGGTATTTCGCCTCGGGCGGCGTGATTGGTAGCCTGCTCAGCACCACGCTGCAGCCGCTGCTGCGCAGCAGCGGCGGAACGCTCGCACTGCTCTGCATCTGGGCCGCCGGGCTGACGCTCTTTACCGGCTGGTCATGGGTCACCATCGCTGAAAAAATCGGCAGCGTTATTCTCAATATTCTCACCTTCGCCACCAACCGCACCCGTCGCGATGACACATGGGTTGATGATGAAGAGTATGAAGAAGAGGATGAGTATGATGAGGACGAGGCAAGCGACGCGCCTCGCGAATCTCGTCGCGCCCGCATTCTGCGCGGTGCTCTGGCGCGCCGTAAACGTATTGCGGAGAAGTTTGCCAACCCGATGGGGCGCAAAACAGACGAAGCGCTCTTCTCCGGCAAGCGGATGGATGATGAAGAGGAGATCGCCTACAGCGCGCGCGGTGTGCCAGCGCAGCCAGACGACGTGCTCTTCTCGGGACATCGCGCGACGGAAGTGGAGCAGGAGTATGATCCGCTGCTCAATGGTCGCAGCGTAACGGAACCCGTTGCGGCGGCTGCCGTCGCAACAACCGTTGCCGCGCAAAGCTTCGCTGCGCCGACGGAGCCGGTTATGCAAACGCCGCAGCCCGCTGAATGGCAGCATGCGCAGCAGGCGCCTGGCTATCCTAATCAACAGCCTGCTTATCAGCCGCCGATGCATAGCGATCCACAGGCCGCTTATCAGGCGCCAATGCATGGCGATCCCCAGGCCGCTTATCAGCAGCCAACGCACTATGACGAAACGGCTGCTTATCAGCACCCTGCCGCGCAGTCCGTGCCAGAGTGGCAGCAGCCGATCACGGAAGATCCGTGGACGCCAGATGCGCCGGTAACGCCGCAGCCGCAGCAAGAAGAGGTCTACTGGCAGCCGCAGCCTGCAGCCCAGCAGTGGCAGCCTGAACCGCAAATCGCCCCTGCGCCGGAGCCGGTCATCGAACCTGAACCCGTGGTGGAAGAGGCGAAACATACCCGTCCGCCGCTCTACTACTTTGAAGAAGTGGAAGAGAAGCGAGCGCGCGAGCGTGAGCAGCTGGCCGCCTGGTATCAGCCGATTCCGGAGCCCGCTGAGCCAGAACCGGTAGCCCGACCAGCCGCGCCGTCGATGCCTGTTCCACCTGCTGTGGATCCAACGGTTGTG
This Kosakonia cowanii JCM 10956 = DSM 18146 DNA region includes the following protein-coding sequences:
- the lrp gene encoding leucine-responsive transcriptional regulator Lrp; its protein translation is MVDSKKRPGKDLDRIDRNILNELQKDGRISNVELSKRVGLSPTPCLERVRRLERQGFIQGYTALLNPHYLDASLLVFVEITLNRGAPDVFEQFNAAVQKLEEIQECHLVSGDFDYLLKTRVPDMSAYRKLLGETLLRLPGVNDTRTYVVMEEVKQSNRLVIKTR